The DNA segment AATGAAGAATGTGTCCGTTTTTGTGATTTACACTTACTTGATAAGTAAGAGATTCCCCCCGTAAAGTTTTGATGAATATACGCTTAGCATTCACTTTTGGATTTAAAATTAACATGTTTTGATAGGTCAATTTTTTTAATTCGTTTAATGTATAGCCAAACATATTAGTACATGTCATGTTACTATCAAGGACATTCCCATGTGTATCTAAAAATATAATAGAATCTGGATTATTGCTTATCAAAGAATAATACACCTCCAGAGACAACCTGTTGAATAATGTCTCCATTCGCTTCATCCCCCTTTTAGATGTATAGTAGATTTTTTTGGAATACGATTGATATCCAATTCAAAGAAATTATGTCCGCATATTCCTATGAGATTGAGCAAATGAATTTAAATAACCTTATCAATAGGATTAATTGCTAATGTCAGTCGAAAAAGCGCTTTTTATATAACACCCCGGCTTAGATTGCGCATTATATTGCAGAACGATAAGAAAAACCAACCTCAAAATTTATAGTTGGTTTTCAATTTTACTCAACAATTCTTATGTGTAATAAAGGGTAGTTTAACTTCAACTTTGGTTCCTGAATTAAGTTTACTCTCAATGAAAATTTCACCTTTATGTTCAATAATAATTTTATAACTACTCATTAATCCAAGGACCATTCCCTTTTCTTTGTTGCTATAGAAAGGCTCTCCTAGTTTTTTAACAGGATCTTCATTCATCCCGCATCCTAGGTCACTAACAAGAACAATAATCATTTCTTCATCTTTTTCTCCATTGAAACGTTGAGTACTCCACCATTAGTCATGGATTCAATCAAGGAGCTGGAAAAATCGTTTAATCGATGTCAACGGGTTACGAATTTCATGGGATACGCCTTCGGCTAACTCTCCAACTACAGATAATTTTTCCCATTTTCTCAAATGGTCATAAGCCCTTTTTATTCTGTTATATCTCGAATAACAACAACGAAATGTTCAATGTCACCGTTATCCCCCATGACA comes from the Paenisporosarcina antarctica genome and includes:
- a CDS encoding ATP-binding protein; protein product: MIIVLVSDLGCGMNEDPVKKLGEPFYSNKEKGMVLGLMSSYKIIIEHKGEIFIESKLNSGTKVEVKLPFITHKNC